The sequence ACCAAACATTTTAGGGAACCAGTGATATACCCCGGCTAACAGACCAAATGCAGAAGCAGCACCCATCACAAGGTGGAAGTGAGCTACGACAAAATATGTATCGTGCAACTGGATATCCAATGCTGAGTTACCCAGAATAAGTCCGGTTAAGCCACCTGAAATAAAGAACGATACCAGACCGATTGAGAATAACATTGCCGGAGTGAACCGGATATTACCACGCCAAAGGGTTGTAATGTAGTTAAACGCTTTTACAGCCGATGGTACAGCAATGATCAGCGTTAAGAACATGAAGATCGAACCGAGGAAAGGGTTCATACCCGTCACGAACATATGGTGCGCCCACACGATAAAGGCCAGGAAGGCTATACCCATCATAGACGCGATCATAGCGCGATATCCGAAGATCGGTTTACGTGAATTTGTAGCAATGATCTCCGAAGTCATACCAAGCGCAGGGAGCAGTACGATATATACTTCAGGGTGACCCAGGAACCAGAACAGGTGCTGGAACAGAATTGGGCTACCACCTACGTTTGGCAATGCTTCTCCCTTTATATAAATCTCGGATAAATAGAAGCTTGTACCAAAACTACGGTCGAAGATTAGCAATAGCGCGGCTGACAAAAGAACCGGGAAAGAAATCAGACCAAGAACCGCCGTCAGGAAGAATGCCCAGATGGTCAGCGGTAATTTGCTGAATGACATTCCACGTGTGCGTAGGTTGATAACTGTCGTAATGTAGTTAATACCACCCAATAGCTGCGACACAATGAATAGCGCCATACTGACCAGCCACAATGTCATCCCTAATTCTGAACCTTTATGTGCCTGTGGTAATGCACTCAATGGTGGATATACAACCCAACCACCCGCAGCCGGACCTGTTTCAATAAACAGTGACGACAGCATCAGTACACTTGCCAGGAAGAAGAACCAATAGGAGAGCATATTTAGGAAGCCAGACGCCATGTCACGGGCACCGACCTGCAACGGAATCAGGAAGTTTGAGAATGTACCGCTCAAACCGGCCGTTAGCACGAAGAATACCATGATCGTTCCGTGCATGGTTACCAGTGCGAGGTAAAAGTCCTGATCTAATTTGCCAGCCTCATTAATCCAGCCACCGAGAATTGGTCGTAAGAATTCCAGCTTCATAGCGGGGAAACCCAGCTGAAGTCGGAACATTACAGACAAGCTGATCCCAATAATGGACCAGAAGATACCTGAGATCAAATATTGCTTGGCAATTGTCTTATGATCTTCAGAAAAAATGTATTTGCGCCAAAAACTTTGCGGCTCATGGTGATCATGCTCTTCTACATGAGCCACAGTTGCCGAATTAGCTGATACAGTCGCCATAGTATTTGGTTACTTGTGAGTTTAAAGATTAACGGATCGTAGCACGGGCTACCGATACCCCACCACCTTGCTTAATTGATGCTGTTACACTGTCGGCCGGAGCAGCAGCTGCATCGGCAGGCAAATACTTGGCGGCTTTTGCTTTCAGATTAGCCGGAATACGAACTGCCAGTTCAGGAGTCGATGAAAGTAGTGGCTTTTGCTGTTTGCACCAGGCTTGCCAGGAGGCTTCATCTTCTACAATTAAACGTATACGCATAGAGAAGTGGCCCTGACCACAAACTTCCGTACAGGCAATCTCATACCCGAAATTCTGATCGCCGGTAATGTTACGCATTTCATCCGTCGTCTTATCCGCTACAAACCAGAACCGAGTTGGCATACCTGGTACGGCATCCATTTTCACGCGTAAATGCGGGATAAAGACACTGTGCAATACATCGCGGGCCCTGATTTTTAACAATACAGGTTTTCCAACGGGGATGTGAAGCTCTGATGTAGAAACAAAATCATCGAACGACGCTTCATCCGTATAATCAATTCCAGTCTCATTGTTGTTGTCAATGAGCTTATAATTGTAAGAGCCGAGTTTGTTATTATCAACACCTGGGTAGCGAACAATCCAGTTGAATTGTTTTCCTACAATCTCAAATACCTGCGCATCAGTAGGTGCCTCTGCCATAATATCACGCCATGCCCGCCAGCCGGTGAATACCATGACTGCCATTACAATAGCGGGAATAACCGTCCAGATTAACTCAAGCTTATGGTTTTCTGGATAATAAGCAGCTTTACGTCCTTCTTTATGCTGATAGAGCCATGAGAAGATAAATAAAAGCGCATTCGTAACAACGAAGGCTACAGTAATGATAGCCATCGAAAGCCAGAACAGGAAATCTGTCCGTCGTCCATGAGGAGATGAAGCTTCTGGCAGGAAATACTGGCGTGCGTATAAAAATGACCACACGGCTCCGATTAATCCAACCACAAAAAAGATCATGAACATAGCTCCATTGATCTTGTTGCTTAATCCAATCCGACCTTCTTCGGCTGGCCCCGATGCATTCTTCACGACGGTGGCTATCCGGGAAACTACCAAAGCAGCCAATCCCAGAAAGATTACCGATAATAAAGCGACTATATAAACCATTTTGTGAGCGGGTTATTGATTAAATGTCGTGGTGTAAGGATTCCTCCAGCATTGGGTGATTCTTTGGAATCAAATTGGCTTTCGACAGTTGCGATGAAAGTGTCCACATGAAACCACAGGCAAAAATCAGAATCATACCGAATTCAATCGGTCCAAAACCACCGTGTTCCCCTACCGTTCCCGGCATGATGTTGGTGTAGAAATCAAAATAGTGACCTATAATGATTCCCCATGCAGCCAATTTCAGGAAAATATACGTACGTTTTGCATCCCGTGTCATCAAAACCAGGAATGGAAAAACAAAGTTTAAGAAAATGTTTATGAAAAACGGGGCTTTGTAAATACCGCCGAAACCGCTGAAACGCTCCCGATAATAAATGGTTTCTTCGGGAAGGTTGGCGTAATAGATCAGCATAAACTGGGCAAACCATACATAAGTCCAGAAAATACTGAAGGCAAACATAAACTTACCTAAATCGTGTAGATGGCTCTCGTTAACGATCTTCAGATAACCTTGTTCTTTTAACGTTACAACGGTCAGTGTAATGATAGCCAATCCTGTAACGTGCCAGCTTGCCAGTGTATACCAGCCAAACATGGTGCTGAACCAGTGCGTATCGATAGACATCACAAAATCCCATGCCGATGTCGATGATGTTACACCAAATACAAGCAGAAAGGCAGTGCCCCATTTAATACTTTTCTCGTAGTATTCCGTACCACCTTCCAGATCTTCCTGCAATGAGAAGTTCCGTATTTTCAGCCATAGGAAATACCAAAGTCCAAAATAGGCAATAATACGGCCCAGGTAGAATGGCGTATTCAAAAACCCTGACTTGCCATTAATGATCGGATCAAACTCAGGGCTGCTCTTGTCAAAAAGCGCTGGATTAGTCCAGTGGAATAAATCATGACCAGCCAGAAAAAACACAGCTAGAATGGCAATTCCTGCAAATGGTAAAAAAGCGGGCATTGCTTCAGGAATACGCTTAAAAGCGGATGACCAGCCTGCCTGAGCCAGATAGTTATAGGAAATGAAAAACAGGCCAATAACGGATGCTCCAGCGAAATAGACCGCATTCAGCCAGACATTGGCCCACAAGCGATTCGTCCACTTATAAGCGTGGTGCCCTGCTTCATGGCCCTCATGCGCACCAGCACATGAACAACTTCGTGAGTCTCATGAGAACCAGCACCCGATGCCAATAAGTACGCGCCGATTGCCACCAGCGCCACTCCGGCTCCGATGCCGATCAGTAGTCGACGCTTGGATTCCGCAGTAAATTCAAATTCTTCGTCTAACGACGGTATTGCGTGAGCCGATGCCATTTTTTAAAAGTTTGCAGTTGCCAATAGGCGGTAGGTACTTTCTGCTGACTAGCAACTGATTACTGCCTACTAAAAATTTATCCTTGTTGCAATTTGTGTACGTACTGCACAATTTTCCACCGATCTTCAGGCGTAATCTGTGATCCGTGTGGCCACATCCGGCCCTTTCCGTGTGTAATCACATGGAAAATATGACCGTCGTTCATGGTTTTATAAGCATCCGTCGAATAATTCGGAACGCCTTTATACTCTTTACCAACCAGGCCATCGCCTTTACCACCTTCACCGTGACAGTGCGAGCAGTAACGGGTATATAAAACCTTTCCTTCATCCAGTGTTTTATCAGTCTGAGGAATTGGGTTTGTCAAGGTCCGCTCCGCGATCGAAATGCTATCGGCGGGAATGTTATAAATCATCAAGTCTGTTGATGCACTGTCGCCACTTCCAAATTTAGTATGGTAGTTCGGGCGAGACACCGTTCCTTAGCAGGCAGACGCATGTTCAGGCCGTTTTCCTTTACGTTAATCGTATTGGACCGAACCTGACGATACGGTTCATACCCAACAGCATCGTACATGTTTGGGGCGAATTCAAGGCCAGGATTATCATGACCACGTTTACAGGAAGTTCCTGCAAACAACAGTCCAACGATAGCCAACGCCGTTACGCTTGTATGTTTAGTTATCATTCTCATCCTGACCATTAAAACTGCTTAACGTTAACTTCTGCAGCGCCCGACTTTCTCAAAATCTGCTCTATATCACCTTCACCAATCGTGTTTTTGCTCAGATCAATGGCCATTGCAAACTTATTATCGGTAGTTCTGAGGTCATACATTAAGGGTTTCACTGTTGGGCCAAGACCGTTCGATACCAGAAAAGTACCAACCATGCCAGGGCGCAAAAAAGTACCGTTAATTCAAAGATAATCGGCACATAAATGATCGGCGAATAGGAATCTTTACCCCCAACAATCATTGGCCAGTCAAAACCTTCCGTATAGAAGGTCAGCAAAAGCGCTGTCGTCGTGCCCGACAAAGCAAATAGGAAAGCGGCAATTCCTAGCCGGGAGCGTGGGTGTCCAAGTGCAACGTCTAATCCGTGGATCGGAAAAGGCGAATAGACTTCATGAATACGTACACCTTCTTTTTTGATATCCTTAACGGCTTTCAGTACCACATCATCATCATCGAAGATGCCTACCAAGAATTTACCGTTACCATTTACATCTGACATGATCAGTGATTATTGTTTGAGGTTTATAGCTCGACGTTTATAGTTTACGGCTACAAACGTCGAGCCGCCCGGCTACCCGGCTCGAACTAGTTTTTATTCTACGCCTTTATTAAACGTTGGATTCGCCACGCGCTCGCCTTTGGCAACTCCCGATACAGACACGGGTAATTTTTCAGAAGACGATTTAATGACGGTTTTCACTTCAGCCATGTTCACTACCGGCAAAAACTTGGAGAACAGCAGGAACAGCGTGAAGAATAAACCAAACGAGAAATATAGTCGCTGATGTCGAATAAAGTTGGGTGGAACATCGCCCAGCTTGATGGCAGGTAATCGCGGTGCAGGGAGGTAACGATAATTACGAAACGCTCAAACCACATACCGATGTTCACAACTACCGATAACGTAAAGGTCCAGACAATACTCCGACGGATAGCCCGCGACCAGAAAACTGCGGTGTAATTACATTGCAGGTCATCATAGCCCAGTAAGCCCACCAATATGGTCCGGTGGCACGGTTTATGAAAGCATAGCTTTCAAATTCAACGCCAGAATACCAG comes from Spirosoma aureum and encodes:
- a CDS encoding cytochrome c oxidase subunit I codes for the protein MATVSANSATVAHVEEHDHHEPQSFWRKYIFSEDHKTIAKQYLISGIFWSIIGISLSVMFRLQLGFPAMKLEFLRPILGGWINEAGKLDQDFYLALVTMHGTIMVFFVLTAGLSGTFSNFLIPLQVGARDMASGFLNMLSYWFFFLASVLMLSSLFIETGPAAGGWVVYPPLSALPQAHKGSELGMTLWLVSMALFIVSQLLGGINYITTVINLRTRGMSFSKLPLTIWAFFLTAVLGLISFPVLLSAALLLIFDRSFGTSFYLSEIYIKGEALPNVGGSPILFQHLFWFLGHPEVYIVLLPALGMTSEIIATNSRKPIFGYRAMIASMMGIAFLAFIVWAHHMFVTGMNPFLGSIFMFLTLIIAVPSAVKAFNYITTLWRGNIRFTPAMLFSIGLVSFFISGGLTGLILGNSALDIQLHDTYFVVAHFHLVMGAASAFGLLAGVYHWFPKMFGRMMNEKLGYIHFWLTFIGIYLVFFPMHYIGIAGFPRRYYAFTSYDFTKNIFADMNSFISLAAIFTFAAQWIFIYNFVHSLIKGRKAPQNPWKSNTLEWTAPINPGHGNWPGEIPAVYRWPYDYSKPGAKDDFIPQNVPYSQTPESNLPHENELISLEKEIEAQNLNDQFKQPH
- a CDS encoding cytochrome c oxidase subunit II, whose product is MVYIVALLSVIFLGLAALVVSRIATVVKNASGPAEEGRIGLSNKINGAMFMIFFVVGLIGAVWSFLYARQYFLPEASSPHGRRTDFLFWLSMAIITVAFVVTNALLFIFSWLYQHKEGRKAAYYPENHKLELIWTVIPAIVMAVMVFTGWRAWRDIMAEAPTDAQVFEIVGKQFNWIVRYPGVDNNKLGSYNYKLIDNNNETGIDYTDEASFDDFVSTSELHIPVGKPVLLKIRARDVLHSVFIPHLRVKMDAVPGMPTRFWFVADKTTDEMRNITGDQNFGYEIACTEVCGQGHFSMRIRLIVEDEASWQAWCKQQKPLLSSTPELAVRIPANLKAKAAKYLPADAAAAPADSVTASIKQGGGVSVARATIR